In Coregonus clupeaformis isolate EN_2021a unplaced genomic scaffold, ASM2061545v1 scaf1764, whole genome shotgun sequence, one genomic interval encodes:
- the LOC123487521 gene encoding TOG array regulator of axonemal microtubules protein 1-like, which yields MDMLMPKLHDICLAIINEVKNLRSAVSSAAMATLGDMYAYLQRAMDSEVEGTARVLLHKASDSNTFIRQGANFALGHMVQSCTPTRVMKALLVSGLSHRNAAVRCCTAQHLERLAEVIGAARLLSGKKELTDRFLIAVSKLAVDPAQEVRHHGRNILKNMATYSDFAKMWDKFAPKKERESLRGVISKLNLKARNI from the exons ATGGACATGCTGATGCCTAAACTCCATGATATCTGCCTTGCTATTATAAATGAG GTGAAGAACCTGCGCTCTGCAGTGTCCTCTGCTGCCATGGCCACACTGGGTGACATGTACGCCTACCTCCAGAGGGCCATGGACAGTGAGGTGGAGGGGACGGCACGCGTGCTGCTGCACAAAGCCAGCGACTCCAACACCTTCATCCGGCAGGGCGCAAACTTTGCCCTTGGTCACATGGTGCAGAGCTGCACCCCTACCCGTGTCATGAAAGCCCTGCTCGTCAGTGGGCTGAG CCACCGTAACGCTGCGGTGAGGTGCTGCACTGCTCAGCACCTGGAGAGACTGGCTGAGGTCATTGGGGCGGCTCGTCTCCTGTCAGGGAAGAAAGAACTCACTGACCGTTTCTTGATTGCCGTCAGTAAACTGGCTGTGGACCCTGCACAGGAAGTCAG GCATCATGGTCGCAATATCTTGAAAAACATGGCCACCTATAGCGACTTTGCTAAAATGTGGGACAAATTCGCTCCGAAGAAAGAGCGAGAATCCTTGAGGGGGGTCATCTCAAAGCTTAACCTCAAAGCAAG GAATATCTAA